In one window of Rhizobium oryzihabitans DNA:
- a CDS encoding beta strand repeat-containing protein, which produces MTSIISSLNVNQIKYLSTAAVAAWTTDEVATLSTAQIKALSSDQVAALDAEDVKVLNSRQLSAISQGAIIGLTLDQLNILDQYAIKSLSAGQISALTTTQIDALTVDQAEALTAPQVSALKATQLAAFSAEELATFSTADIAAIAARAMPGLSTEAIAALTPDQIAALNISAIASLTTDQIAVLSPGQIEALSPAQIRMLNSAQLAAFSVEDIATFSTADIAAINAKALPGMTTDSVAALSLDQIAALTAAQVAALKTTQVAAFSVGQIEALSPAQVMALSSAQLAVLSTDAIAAFSLADLAAVTARAVPGLSTQALSGFTPDQTAALSTGVIASLTTDQIEVLSTDQIAALTTAQIAALGTKQISAFSTSQIEALSPAQVKALSAAQLTALGAEDIATFSTADIAAINSKAIFRLGTEAIASLSDDQIAALTTAQLNALSAAQFQVLNATQIELLSTAQIAALNAGVIASLTADQIDILSTSQVEALSSAQVRSLSSTQLAALRLEQLMTFSTADVAAITNKALPGLSVDAIAALTRDQIAALSASAVTGLTTDQVEALSRDQVGLLSAAQLKALSSAQVAALGSDVTVLSTSQTAMLGAAGVRGLSADQIAAMSVGQFSALTAVQISALSAAQIAAVSEDTIKSLSPVQIAAISAAGIAGLSTSQITALSTDQISRLTTRQMASLSSAQIAGLGTDDIAALSKNQIASISAAGIMGLSAEQLATFSTGQASALTGAQIVNLDSTQISALGTDDLATFTPREIAAIGSTAIPGLSTETMVSLTTAQIAALNTQSISALSTAQIAALTTAQVAALTPAQVSALSLKQIAVLSTDDIATFSTKDIAAISLNAIQGLSTETLASMTTGQISALNAQSIGALTTAQIAALTTAQVEALTTAQVGALTSKQIAVLSTEDIATFSARDIAAISASAIPGLSTETIASLTTMQIAALSSAGIGGLSTGQVAALTSGQVNALTNAQIRALASRQIAALRPDDIVSLSASQIAALSAAGIMGLTPDQIDALTTDQVAALNSAQIGALNSKQIAALSPDDLNTFTAAELAAISSTAIRGLSTATVALLTTAQIAALGTAISGMTTDQVAALGTNQVGALTSAQVSALTSRQIAALGTDDIASLSANQIAALGTAGVTGLTTDQVAALSADQVEALTSAQIGALSSKQLAALGADDLSTFTTAELAAISLNAIPGLSTTTIASLTTAQIAAFGTAAIASLTIDQIGALGTSQVEAMSNAQIGAFTSKQIAALGTNDIASLSTAQIAALSTAGITGLTSDQIVALSNDQVEALTGAQIGALDSKQIVALSADDLVTFTNSELAAIGMNAIAGLSTETIASLTAAQIAALSPDAISGLSTGQVAVLTSSQLNTLSNAQVSALTSRQIAVLSPAHIASFSATQIAALDALAASGFSGAQIGALSGGQIEALSTRHIASLSSEALTGLSPAMLKTFSPAELAAIGSNAIRGLSTDFIATLSSTDVAALSTAGVAGLTSDQIGAFGKEQIRALTTGQIAALSSAALAGLTAEGLATFTTEELAAINSSAIRGLSTGVIASLSSQGVGALTTSQVASLSYGQVAAMGSAQIGALTLTQVGALKSLQTAAFGGDDLAALSTEQIISLSSNAISGLSTSALAALTASQAAAFTPGQIAAMSSAQVVALNSDDPVSSSAQTIASSTVADTSTTQATSQQSPDVAAAILSYLNA; this is translated from the coding sequence ATGACTTCGATCATTTCTTCCCTGAATGTCAATCAGATCAAATATCTTTCGACAGCAGCAGTTGCAGCCTGGACAACCGATGAGGTGGCGACGCTTTCCACGGCTCAGATTAAAGCGCTTTCTTCCGATCAAGTCGCGGCACTGGATGCAGAGGATGTCAAAGTCCTCAACTCCCGACAGTTAAGCGCCATCTCACAGGGCGCCATCATCGGTTTGACGTTGGATCAGCTGAACATCCTCGATCAATACGCCATCAAGAGCCTGAGTGCGGGTCAGATTTCTGCGCTCACCACCACGCAGATCGATGCGCTGACGGTCGATCAAGCGGAGGCGTTGACCGCGCCCCAGGTGAGCGCCCTCAAAGCAACGCAACTTGCGGCCTTCAGCGCGGAGGAATTAGCGACCTTCTCGACCGCCGATATTGCGGCGATAGCCGCGAGAGCCATGCCCGGCTTGAGCACGGAGGCGATCGCAGCGCTTACCCCAGATCAGATCGCGGCTCTGAACATAAGCGCCATTGCGAGCCTGACGACCGATCAGATCGCGGTTTTGAGTCCAGGTCAGATCGAAGCCCTGTCGCCCGCACAGATCAGGATGCTGAATTCGGCGCAACTCGCGGCCTTCAGCGTGGAGGATATAGCAACCTTCTCGACCGCCGATATTGCGGCGATCAACGCCAAGGCCCTGCCGGGCATGACCACGGATAGTGTCGCCGCCCTGTCCCTCGATCAGATCGCCGCATTGACGGCAGCTCAGGTTGCCGCACTCAAAACGACACAGGTCGCGGCCTTCAGCGTCGGCCAGATCGAAGCCCTGTCGCCGGCGCAGGTGATGGCGCTGAGTTCGGCGCAACTCGCGGTGCTCAGCACGGATGCCATAGCGGCCTTCTCCCTCGCCGACCTCGCGGCGGTGACGGCCAGAGCCGTGCCGGGCCTGAGCACGCAGGCGCTATCAGGCTTTACCCCCGATCAGACCGCTGCCCTCAGCACGGGCGTAATTGCAAGCCTGACGACCGATCAGATCGAAGTCTTGAGTACCGATCAGATCGCAGCCTTGACGACGGCTCAGATTGCCGCACTCGGGACGAAACAGATTTCGGCTTTCAGCACGAGCCAGATCGAGGCCCTGTCACCGGCGCAGGTGAAGGCGTTGAGTGCGGCGCAACTCACCGCCCTCGGCGCCGAGGATATAGCAACCTTCTCCACCGCTGATATCGCGGCGATCAACAGCAAAGCAATCTTCCGCCTGGGTACGGAGGCGATCGCTTCGCTTAGCGATGATCAGATCGCAGCCTTGACGACAGCCCAGCTCAACGCCCTCAGCGCAGCGCAGTTTCAAGTCCTGAACGCCACTCAGATCGAACTCCTGTCGACCGCCCAGATTGCCGCCCTGAACGCCGGCGTGATCGCAAGCCTGACAGCAGATCAGATCGACATCTTGAGCACCAGTCAGGTCGAGGCCCTGTCCTCCGCGCAGGTGAGGTCGCTGAGTTCGACGCAACTCGCGGCCCTGCGTCTGGAGCAGCTGATGACATTCTCGACCGCTGATGTCGCGGCAATCACGAACAAGGCCCTGCCGGGCCTGAGCGTGGATGCTATCGCCGCGCTGACCAGAGATCAGATCGCTGCTCTAAGCGCCAGCGCAGTCACGGGCCTGACCACCGATCAGGTCGAAGCCCTCAGTCGCGATCAGGTCGGCCTTCTCTCCGCCGCGCAGCTTAAAGCGTTGAGTTCGGCGCAGGTCGCTGCCCTTGGCAGCGATGTGACGGTCCTCTCCACCAGCCAAACCGCAATGTTGGGTGCAGCGGGTGTCAGGGGCCTGAGCGCCGATCAGATTGCCGCCATGAGCGTCGGTCAGTTTTCGGCCTTGACCGCAGTCCAGATCAGCGCGCTCAGCGCGGCGCAGATCGCGGCCGTGAGCGAGGACACCATAAAATCACTTTCGCCGGTCCAGATCGCGGCCATAAGCGCCGCAGGCATCGCGGGACTTTCAACCAGTCAGATCACCGCTTTGAGCACCGATCAGATTTCACGTCTGACCACCCGGCAGATGGCAAGCTTAAGCTCGGCGCAAATTGCCGGTCTGGGCACAGACGACATAGCTGCTCTTTCAAAAAACCAGATCGCTTCCATAAGTGCCGCAGGCATTATGGGACTGAGCGCCGAGCAGCTGGCGACCTTCAGCACCGGTCAGGCCAGCGCCCTGACGGGCGCGCAGATTGTCAATCTCGATTCCACGCAGATTTCGGCACTGGGCACGGATGATCTCGCGACATTCACACCCAGGGAGATTGCCGCCATCGGTTCGACGGCGATCCCGGGCTTGTCGACCGAAACGATGGTGTCCCTGACGACGGCGCAGATCGCCGCCCTGAATACGCAAAGCATCAGTGCACTGAGCACGGCGCAGATCGCCGCCCTGACCACCGCTCAGGTGGCTGCCCTGACCCCTGCACAGGTCAGCGCGCTCTCCTTGAAGCAGATCGCCGTCTTGAGCACGGATGACATTGCAACATTCTCGACCAAGGATATTGCCGCGATCAGCTTAAACGCGATCCAAGGTCTGTCGACCGAGACCCTAGCCTCCATGACAACGGGTCAGATTTCGGCTCTCAACGCACAAAGCATCGGCGCGCTGACCACCGCGCAGATTGCCGCCTTGACGACGGCACAGGTGGAGGCTTTGACCACCGCACAGGTCGGCGCTCTCACCTCGAAACAGATCGCCGTCTTGAGCACGGAGGACATTGCAACATTCTCCGCCAGGGATATTGCCGCGATCAGCGCCAGCGCCATCCCCGGCCTGTCAACGGAGACCATAGCCTCCTTGACGACGATGCAGATTGCCGCCCTGAGTTCCGCTGGCATTGGTGGACTGAGCACCGGGCAGGTGGCCGCCTTGACCAGCGGTCAGGTGAACGCGCTGACCAATGCCCAAATCCGTGCCCTCGCCTCCAGACAGATTGCGGCGTTGCGCCCGGACGATATCGTCTCGCTTTCAGCAAGCCAGATAGCCGCTCTCAGCGCTGCGGGGATTATGGGCCTCACCCCTGATCAGATTGACGCCCTCACCACCGATCAGGTCGCGGCTCTGAACAGCGCTCAGATCGGCGCGCTTAACTCGAAACAGATTGCCGCCCTCAGTCCTGATGATCTCAACACCTTCACCGCCGCCGAGCTGGCTGCAATCAGCTCCACAGCGATCCGGGGTCTGTCGACAGCAACGGTCGCTTTGCTGACGACGGCTCAGATCGCAGCGCTGGGCACGGCAATATCGGGCATGACCACCGACCAGGTTGCAGCCCTCGGGACCAATCAGGTGGGCGCCCTGACCAGCGCCCAGGTCAGCGCCCTCACCTCCAGACAGATTGCAGCGCTGGGTACAGACGACATCGCCTCGCTTTCGGCAAACCAGATCGCCGCTCTCGGCACAGCGGGTGTGACTGGCCTGACCACCGATCAGGTCGCGGCGCTCAGCGCCGATCAGGTCGAGGCCCTGACCAGTGCCCAGATCGGCGCTCTCAGCTCCAAACAGCTTGCCGCCCTCGGTGCTGATGACCTCAGCACTTTCACGACCGCGGAGCTGGCCGCAATCAGCCTGAATGCGATCCCCGGCTTGTCGACGACCACGATCGCTTCGTTGACGACCGCACAGATCGCCGCCTTCGGCACGGCGGCGATAGCCAGCCTGACCATCGACCAAATTGGCGCGCTCGGCACCAGCCAGGTAGAGGCCATGAGCAACGCCCAAATCGGCGCCTTCACCTCCAAACAGATTGCAGCGCTAGGCACGAATGACATCGCCTCGCTTTCAACAGCCCAGATCGCCGCTCTCAGCACGGCGGGCATAACAGGCCTGACCAGCGATCAGATTGTGGCGTTGAGCAACGATCAGGTCGAGGCTCTGACCGGCGCTCAGATCGGCGCGCTCGACTCGAAACAGATCGTGGCCCTCAGCGCCGATGATCTGGTCACATTTACCAATTCCGAGCTGGCTGCAATCGGCATGAATGCGATCGCGGGTCTTTCAACGGAGACCATAGCGTCGCTGACGGCAGCGCAGATCGCAGCATTGAGCCCGGATGCCATCAGTGGGCTGAGCACCGGGCAGGTGGCCGTCTTGACCAGTAGCCAGTTGAACACCCTGAGCAATGCCCAGGTTAGTGCCCTCACCTCCAGACAGATTGCCGTCCTCAGCCCCGCCCACATCGCCTCATTCTCGGCAACCCAGATAGCGGCTCTCGATGCTCTGGCTGCATCCGGCTTCAGCGGCGCACAGATCGGCGCCCTGAGTGGTGGGCAGATCGAAGCGCTCTCCACCCGCCACATCGCATCGTTGAGTTCGGAGGCGCTCACGGGCCTGTCTCCGGCCATGCTGAAAACCTTCTCGCCGGCGGAACTCGCTGCGATTGGCTCGAACGCGATAAGGGGATTGTCTACCGACTTCATCGCCACATTGTCTTCCACTGACGTTGCGGCCTTGAGTACAGCCGGCGTCGCCGGATTGACCAGCGACCAGATCGGCGCTTTCGGCAAGGAGCAGATCCGGGCACTCACCACCGGCCAGATCGCCGCGTTGAGTTCAGCCGCACTAGCAGGGTTGACGGCGGAAGGTCTGGCAACCTTTACCACCGAGGAACTCGCCGCGATCAACTCGTCGGCGATCAGGGGGCTTTCCACCGGCGTCATAGCGTCCCTTTCCTCTCAGGGTGTAGGCGCACTGACGACAAGCCAGGTGGCTTCGCTGAGCTACGGCCAGGTGGCGGCAATGGGTTCCGCGCAAATCGGAGCCCTGACATTGACGCAGGTCGGCGCCCTTAAATCGCTGCAGACAGCCGCATTTGGCGGAGACGATCTCGCCGCATTGTCCACCGAGCAAATCATCAGCTTGAGTTCAAACGCGATCTCGGGATTGAGCACCAGCGCGCTCGCCGCATTGACGGCCTCGCAGGCGGCGGCCTTCACACCGGGTCAGATCGCCGCCATGAGTTCAGCGCAGGTCGTGGCTTTGAACAGCGACGATCCAGTCAGCAGCTCCGCCCAAACCATCGCCTCATCCACCGTAGCCGACACGTCGACGACGCAGGCGACGTCTCAACAGTCGCCAGACGTCGCTGCTGCGATTTTGTCCTACCTGAACGCATGA
- a CDS encoding phage holin family protein yields MPEKYTSFIELMNAWVGGAFTTIIAALLGRFMWHGNEARKGRRKFFGIELFWELPVALGMAVIGESAAAYADLGQPASTGLIALLAYLGPRGVEALFHKWFDRRMAG; encoded by the coding sequence ATGCCGGAAAAGTACACTTCTTTCATCGAACTGATGAATGCTTGGGTTGGCGGTGCCTTCACCACCATTATCGCCGCCTTGCTTGGGCGGTTCATGTGGCACGGCAACGAGGCCCGGAAGGGTCGCCGCAAGTTCTTCGGCATCGAACTGTTTTGGGAACTGCCGGTCGCGCTCGGCATGGCAGTCATCGGAGAAAGTGCAGCCGCCTACGCCGATCTTGGTCAGCCTGCATCAACCGGGTTGATTGCGCTTCTGGCCTATCTCGGGCCGCGCGGTGTCGAAGCGCTGTTCCATAAGTGGTTTGACAGGCGCATGGCCGGTTGA